In Pseudobacter ginsenosidimutans, the following are encoded in one genomic region:
- a CDS encoding PfkB family carbohydrate kinase, with protein sequence MSLIAVGTMAFDAIETPFGKVNQIVGGSATYVAYAASNFVQPIQQVSIVGFDFPQEEMDSLTKRGVQLDGVVVVPDKKSFFWSGRYHMDMNSRDTLVTDLNVLADFDPVLPESYRDAEFVMLGNLHPIIQKKVIEQMKVRPKLIAMDTMNFWMESAMPELEEVLKMVDVLMINDSEARQLSGQFSLVKAAKTIMNMGPKYLIIKKGEHGALLFHEDKVFFAPALPLEDVFDPTGAGDTFAGGFMGHIARTKDISFENMKTAIIVGSAMASYCVEKFGPERLKEITAEDIHTRIEQFVNLVNFDIELV encoded by the coding sequence ATGTCATTGATCGCAGTAGGCACCATGGCCTTTGACGCTATAGAAACTCCCTTCGGTAAAGTGAACCAGATTGTGGGTGGTTCCGCCACCTATGTGGCTTATGCCGCCAGCAATTTCGTTCAGCCGATTCAGCAGGTTTCCATCGTGGGATTCGATTTCCCTCAGGAAGAAATGGACAGCCTCACCAAAAGAGGAGTTCAGCTCGATGGCGTGGTAGTTGTGCCGGATAAGAAATCTTTCTTCTGGAGCGGACGTTACCATATGGACATGAATTCGCGCGATACCCTGGTAACCGATCTCAACGTACTGGCTGATTTCGATCCCGTACTGCCTGAGAGCTACCGCGATGCAGAATTCGTTATGCTGGGAAACCTTCATCCGATCATCCAGAAAAAAGTGATCGAACAAATGAAAGTTCGTCCAAAGCTCATTGCCATGGACACCATGAACTTCTGGATGGAATCAGCCATGCCTGAACTGGAAGAAGTGCTCAAAATGGTGGATGTACTTATGATCAACGACAGTGAAGCACGTCAGCTCAGCGGACAATTCTCTTTGGTGAAAGCAGCCAAGACCATCATGAACATGGGCCCGAAATATCTGATCATCAAGAAAGGTGAGCATGGCGCTCTTCTCTTCCATGAAGACAAGGTCTTCTTCGCACCTGCACTGCCGCTGGAAGATGTTTTCGATCCCACAGGCGCCGGTGATACTTTCGCCGGAGGTTTCATGGGACATATCGCCCGCACAAAAGACATTTCTTTCGAGAATATGAAAACCGCTATCATTGTAGGTTCTGCTATGGCTTCCTACTGTGTGGAGAAATTCGGCCCCGAGCGTCTGAAAGAGATCACAGCTGAAGATATCCATACCAGGATCGAGCAGTTTGTGAACCTGGTGAACTTTGATATCGAGCTGGTATAA
- the paaE gene encoding 1,2-phenylacetyl-CoA epoxidase subunit PaaE yields MATHFHSLTIADIRKETPECISVVFDIPESLKEAYSFRHGQNITLKSVVDGEELRRSYSICSSPGDKELRIAIKKMQDGRFSTWANATLKKGDILEVLPPTGKFYTELDPAHKKHYLAFAAGSGITPILSIIKTTLAIEPNSSFTLVYGNRNRGSIIFKEQLEALKNVFMSRFVVHHILSREKTDAAINYGRINAEKGKQLAAKLIDIHAIDDFFLCGPEEMIFEMKDWLEQEGIDKKKVHFELFTTPGQKAGTQKSAEEKAAFTGKVSKVTVKVDGIAFDFDLPYDGDPLLDAALKQGADLPFACKGGVCATCRAKVVEGAVSMDNNYALEPDELEGGFVLTCQSHPRSEKVIVDFDAR; encoded by the coding sequence GTGGCTACACATTTTCACTCCCTGACGATTGCAGACATACGAAAAGAAACCCCCGAATGTATCTCTGTAGTATTTGATATTCCCGAAAGCCTGAAGGAAGCCTATAGTTTCCGGCATGGACAGAACATCACCCTGAAATCGGTGGTGGATGGAGAAGAGCTTCGCCGCTCGTATTCCATCTGCAGCAGTCCCGGCGATAAAGAGCTTCGCATCGCCATCAAGAAAATGCAGGACGGCCGCTTCTCCACATGGGCCAATGCTACATTGAAAAAAGGAGATATCCTGGAAGTGTTGCCACCAACCGGGAAGTTCTATACTGAGCTGGATCCCGCGCATAAAAAGCATTACCTCGCTTTTGCTGCCGGAAGCGGCATCACGCCTATTCTCAGCATCATCAAAACAACGCTGGCCATCGAGCCCAACAGCAGCTTTACTCTGGTGTATGGCAATCGCAACCGTGGCAGCATCATCTTCAAGGAACAACTCGAAGCCCTGAAGAATGTATTCATGAGCCGCTTTGTAGTGCATCATATCCTCAGCCGTGAAAAAACAGATGCCGCTATCAACTATGGCCGTATAAACGCAGAAAAAGGAAAGCAGCTGGCAGCAAAACTGATCGATATACATGCGATCGATGATTTCTTCCTCTGCGGTCCGGAAGAAATGATCTTCGAAATGAAGGACTGGCTGGAACAGGAAGGCATCGATAAAAAGAAAGTGCATTTCGAATTGTTCACTACACCCGGACAAAAAGCAGGCACACAAAAATCAGCAGAAGAGAAAGCAGCCTTCACCGGCAAAGTGAGCAAAGTGACCGTTAAAGTGGATGGTATCGCTTTCGATTTCGATCTTCCCTATGACGGAGATCCGCTGCTGGACGCAGCTCTGAAACAGGGCGCTGATCTGCCTTTCGCCTGTAAAGGCGGCGTATGCGCCACCTGCCGCGCCAAAGTAGTGGAAGGCGCCGTGAGCATGGACAATAACTATGCACTGGAACCCGATGAGCTGGAAGGCGGATTCGTTCTTACTTGTCAAAGTCATCCTCGTTCAGAGAAAGTGATCGTAGATTTCGACGCCAGATAA
- a CDS encoding acyltransferase produces MIYAFKGFIPVIHESAFIHPQAAVTGNVIIGKNVYVGPGAAIRGDWGGIVIEDGCNVQENCTIHMFPGVTVLLKENAHIGHGAIIHGASIGKNCLIGMNSVIMDDVELGDECIVGALTMIKANEKFPARSLIVGNPGKVIKEVSDEMISWKTTGTALYQALPGEMRESWEAVEPLREIPANRPSQESLYKTWNELKK; encoded by the coding sequence ATGATCTACGCATTCAAAGGTTTCATCCCCGTGATCCATGAATCAGCTTTTATTCATCCGCAGGCCGCCGTTACTGGTAATGTGATCATTGGAAAGAATGTATATGTTGGCCCGGGAGCCGCTATCCGCGGGGACTGGGGCGGCATCGTGATCGAGGATGGCTGCAATGTGCAGGAGAACTGTACCATCCATATGTTCCCGGGAGTAACGGTATTATTGAAAGAGAATGCGCATATTGGTCATGGTGCAATTATTCACGGAGCCAGCATCGGAAAGAATTGCCTGATCGGAATGAACAGTGTGATCATGGACGATGTAGAACTGGGCGACGAATGCATTGTAGGCGCACTGACCATGATCAAAGCCAACGAAAAATTTCCGGCCCGTAGTCTTATTGTGGGCAATCCCGGTAAAGTGATCAAAGAAGTGAGTGACGAAATGATCAGTTGGAAAACTACTGGCACCGCATTATATCAGGCCCTCCCGGGAGAAATGAGAGAAAGCTGGGAAGCAGTGGAGCCGTTGAGAGAAATACCAGCCAACAGACCTTCGCAGGAGAGTTTATACAAGACCTGGAATGAGTTGAAGAAATAA
- the paaC gene encoding 1,2-phenylacetyl-CoA epoxidase subunit PaaC translates to MQQTLINYSLYLADNSLILAQRNAEWCGHGPILEQDIALTNISLDLLGQARSFYQYAAQLINTDNPSATPASEDSLAYLRDVYNFRNCLITELPNGDWGQTILRQFFFSSWQFLLYQQMKLSSDQTLAAIAEKSLKEVTYHLRWSSEWVIRLGDGTEESHNKMTKALEELWSFTGEIFEPAPFEKAAVEAGFGIDPVSLKDAWMQKVTEILQEATLTVPAPRWMQTGGKEGKHSEHLGFVLAEMQFLQRAYPNATW, encoded by the coding sequence TTGCAACAAACACTCATCAACTATAGCCTGTACCTGGCAGACAATTCCCTGATCCTCGCACAACGCAATGCAGAATGGTGCGGACATGGACCTATACTGGAACAGGATATCGCCTTAACAAATATTTCCCTTGATCTCCTGGGGCAGGCGAGGAGCTTCTATCAATACGCAGCCCAACTGATCAACACAGACAATCCATCTGCTACACCGGCATCTGAAGATTCACTCGCGTATCTCCGCGATGTGTACAACTTCAGGAATTGCCTGATCACTGAACTGCCGAATGGGGACTGGGGCCAAACAATCCTCCGCCAGTTCTTTTTCAGCTCCTGGCAATTTTTGCTGTATCAGCAAATGAAGCTCAGCTCTGATCAAACACTCGCAGCTATTGCTGAAAAATCATTGAAAGAAGTAACTTACCATCTGCGCTGGAGCAGCGAATGGGTGATCCGTTTAGGTGATGGCACGGAAGAAAGTCACAACAAGATGACCAAAGCCCTGGAAGAGCTCTGGAGTTTTACCGGCGAAATCTTTGAACCGGCTCCATTTGAGAAAGCCGCTGTAGAAGCAGGTTTCGGCATCGATCCGGTAAGCCTCAAAGATGCCTGGATGCAGAAAGTTACTGAGATCCTGCAGGAAGCCACCCTCACGGTGCCGGCTCCACGCTGGATGCAAACAGGTGGCAAAGAAGGAAAACACTCAGAGCATCTTGGATTTGTGCTGGCGGAAATGCAATTCCTCCAGCGCGCCTATCCCAATGCAACCTGGTAA
- a CDS encoding lamin tail domain-containing protein — MRFLLFITPLLICIPFIYFLPCYRLFRSPTPYPLNDIQWSKTDHSLPLSKPAPVKLQSLISRYQIIITEIMADPSPPAGLPEYEYIELKNVSSKPIDLKGFKLGDESSAASFNNSIIIQPDSFLICCSNTAAAQLKAFGACIGLSNFPSLANESDMVQLISPENNIIHAIQYQAGWYRSNSKAEGGWSLEMINTSTPCAGGSNWAASLSPTGGTPGHANSQLPGEADHHPPSLLHIYAVDNTKLVAVFDEPLDSNSAVQPKNYRLGNLNLTPASCQTLPPAFNMVRLQFRQPLETNAVQLLTVQQVKDCAGNNIGTMHTAKAGMASAASPGDIIINEILFDPPPEGADYVELFNRSSRIINLQNLYSSNRNDAGQLINTKRISSTPYLLFPGEYILLTENPDWVQNHYTIIDKQAIRTSPLPSLPNEKGSYVLSDITNVVLDELHYSADWHFPLLSSPEAVSLERIDPLLPAQDKHNWLSASGTSGGGTPGYINSQFKPASPGNEKFQLSSSIFSPGRNDLLLIRYQNTAPGTAGSVRIFDLDGKPVRQLTANALMGASGHWAWDGLSETKQPLPSGIYIIQVQWFNQEGGTGRWKKAVALMRQ; from the coding sequence ATGCGATTCCTTCTTTTCATCACTCCTCTTCTCATTTGCATTCCGTTCATTTATTTTCTTCCCTGTTACCGGCTGTTCCGAAGCCCAACTCCATATCCTTTGAACGATATTCAATGGAGCAAAACTGACCATAGCCTCCCTCTTTCAAAACCTGCACCGGTAAAGCTTCAATCACTTATCAGCCGATACCAGATAATCATCACTGAGATCATGGCGGATCCATCGCCGCCTGCAGGATTACCCGAATATGAATACATCGAGCTGAAAAATGTTTCATCCAAACCTATCGACCTCAAAGGATTCAAATTGGGAGATGAAAGCAGCGCTGCCAGTTTCAACAACAGTATCATCATTCAACCCGACAGTTTCCTGATCTGCTGCTCCAATACTGCAGCTGCACAGCTCAAAGCATTCGGCGCCTGCATCGGGCTTTCCAATTTCCCTTCCCTCGCTAATGAGAGCGATATGGTGCAACTGATCTCTCCTGAGAACAATATCATTCATGCCATTCAATACCAGGCTGGCTGGTATCGCAGCAATAGTAAAGCTGAAGGCGGCTGGAGTCTGGAAATGATCAATACTTCCACGCCCTGTGCGGGAGGATCCAACTGGGCCGCGAGTCTTTCTCCCACCGGAGGCACGCCGGGCCATGCCAACAGCCAGCTTCCCGGGGAAGCAGACCATCACCCGCCTTCCCTGTTACACATTTATGCTGTCGATAATACCAAACTGGTAGCTGTATTCGACGAGCCACTGGATAGTAACAGCGCCGTACAACCGAAGAACTACCGGTTGGGCAATTTGAATCTGACACCAGCCTCCTGTCAGACTTTGCCTCCTGCATTCAACATGGTCCGGTTACAATTCCGGCAGCCATTGGAAACAAACGCAGTCCAGCTGCTGACCGTACAACAGGTGAAAGATTGTGCCGGCAACAATATCGGAACAATGCACACAGCAAAAGCCGGAATGGCATCTGCTGCGTCTCCTGGTGACATCATCATCAATGAGATCCTTTTTGATCCGCCACCGGAAGGTGCAGATTACGTGGAGCTCTTCAACCGGAGCAGCAGGATCATCAACCTGCAAAACTTATACAGCAGTAACCGAAATGATGCCGGCCAGCTGATCAACACAAAACGTATCAGCTCCACACCCTACCTGCTTTTTCCAGGTGAATATATTTTGCTCACAGAAAACCCTGATTGGGTGCAAAATCATTATACAATAATTGATAAACAGGCTATCAGAACAAGCCCACTGCCTTCACTTCCCAACGAAAAGGGAAGTTATGTTCTAAGCGATATCACGAATGTTGTTTTGGACGAATTGCATTATTCTGCTGATTGGCATTTTCCCTTGTTGTCATCGCCGGAGGCTGTTTCCCTGGAACGCATCGATCCTCTGCTGCCGGCGCAAGACAAACACAACTGGCTTTCCGCATCCGGTACATCGGGTGGCGGTACGCCCGGATATATCAACTCGCAATTCAAACCTGCTTCGCCCGGAAATGAAAAGTTTCAATTGTCTTCATCCATTTTTTCCCCTGGCCGCAATGATCTGTTGCTGATCCGCTATCAAAACACTGCACCAGGCACAGCAGGCTCTGTACGCATTTTTGACCTGGATGGGAAACCGGTACGCCAACTGACGGCCAATGCGCTGATGGGCGCCAGCGGCCACTGGGCCTGGGATGGATTAAGCGAAACGAAACAACCGCTTCCTTCAGGGATCTATATCATACAGGTGCAATGGTTCAATCAGGAGGGAGGAACAGGGAGGTGGAAGAAGGCAGTAGCACTGATGAGGCAATAG
- the paaI gene encoding hydroxyphenylacetyl-CoA thioesterase PaaI, producing the protein MNNDIRARQIAEKLLENDPFSQWLGIQIIDVKEGYCKLQMTLRAEMLNGFGITHGGIVFSFADSALAFSCNNRNNLSLAQDNSINFFKPSKAGDVLIAEAKELHNGRSTGLYLITIHNQQGEQVALFKGTCFRTGKVLFEGM; encoded by the coding sequence ATGAACAACGATATCAGGGCAAGACAGATAGCAGAAAAATTATTGGAGAATGATCCCTTCAGCCAATGGCTCGGTATTCAGATCATCGATGTGAAAGAAGGATACTGCAAACTTCAAATGACCCTTCGTGCCGAAATGCTGAATGGATTCGGCATCACTCATGGCGGTATTGTTTTTTCGTTTGCAGACAGTGCACTGGCTTTTTCCTGCAATAACCGGAACAATCTTTCACTGGCCCAGGACAACAGTATCAATTTCTTCAAGCCCAGCAAAGCAGGTGATGTACTGATTGCAGAGGCCAAAGAATTACACAATGGCCGCAGTACAGGACTTTACCTGATCACGATCCATAATCAACAGGGAGAACAGGTCGCCTTGTTCAAAGGAACCTGCTTCAGAACGGGCAAAGTTTTGTTCGAAGGAATGTAG
- the paaA gene encoding 1,2-phenylacetyl-CoA epoxidase subunit PaaA: MSVQELEKIFQQKIDQEIKIEPKDWMPDAYRKTLVRQISQHAHSEIIGMLPEGNWITRAPSLKRKAILLAKVQDEAGHGLYLYAATETLGTSREQTMDDLISGKAKYSSIFNYPTLTWGDIGAVGWLVDGAAILNQVMLCRTSYGPYSRANIRICKEESFHQRQGFEILLVLSQGTPEQKAICQDAINRWWWPSLMMFGPKDGESTHSEQSTIWKIKRKSNDELRQQFVNMIAEQVKILGMTLPDPDLKYNEATKNYDFGEIDWNEFWNVVKGNGPCNKQRLDTRRKAHENGAWVRAAAEAHAAKRAARKQQQQVA, from the coding sequence ATGTCTGTTCAGGAACTGGAGAAAATCTTCCAGCAGAAGATCGATCAGGAGATCAAGATTGAGCCTAAGGACTGGATGCCGGATGCTTATCGCAAAACGCTGGTACGCCAGATCAGTCAGCACGCTCACAGCGAGATCATCGGCATGTTGCCGGAAGGCAACTGGATCACGCGCGCCCCAAGCCTGAAGCGCAAAGCAATTTTGCTGGCCAAGGTGCAGGACGAAGCCGGTCATGGTCTTTATCTCTATGCCGCCACTGAAACACTTGGCACCAGCCGTGAACAGACGATGGACGACCTTATTTCCGGGAAGGCCAAGTATTCTTCTATTTTCAACTATCCTACATTGACCTGGGGCGATATCGGCGCCGTCGGCTGGCTCGTTGATGGAGCCGCTATTTTGAACCAGGTAATGTTATGTCGCACGAGTTACGGTCCGTATTCTCGCGCCAATATCCGCATCTGTAAAGAAGAGAGTTTTCACCAGCGTCAGGGTTTCGAGATTCTGCTGGTGCTCAGCCAGGGAACACCCGAACAGAAAGCCATTTGCCAGGATGCCATCAACCGCTGGTGGTGGCCATCTCTGATGATGTTCGGTCCGAAAGATGGTGAATCCACTCACTCGGAGCAGAGCACTATCTGGAAGATCAAACGCAAGAGCAATGATGAACTGCGTCAGCAGTTCGTGAACATGATCGCAGAGCAGGTGAAGATCCTCGGTATGACCTTACCCGATCCTGATCTTAAATACAATGAAGCAACAAAGAATTATGATTTTGGAGAGATCGACTGGAACGAATTCTGGAATGTGGTAAAAGGGAATGGTCCCTGCAACAAGCAAAGGCTCGATACGCGTCGTAAAGCGCATGAGAATGGCGCCTGGGTCAGAGCAGCCGCTGAGGCACATGCTGCAAAGCGCGCGGCACGCAAACAACAACAGCAGGTAGCCTAA
- a CDS encoding TetR/AcrR family transcriptional regulator, producing MAKIKSNRTSTRKDVIISKAAILFREKGYSATSMRDLAEHVGVEAASLYNHISSKAEILQEICFRVATNFMSHIEEVEQSKKTEIEKIEAILRYHIKMMVERYEEVYVSDREWKHLTDPYLSNMQGQRRAYRQRIGKIIEDGIAKGEFKKIDAPTAVLIMLHAVSGIESWHRSKRKIEGDQLENSMVEILVGGLQKP from the coding sequence ATGGCAAAAATTAAAAGCAACCGCACCAGCACACGTAAAGACGTGATTATTTCCAAGGCAGCCATCCTCTTCCGCGAAAAAGGATACAGCGCCACTTCCATGCGCGACCTGGCCGAGCATGTAGGCGTAGAAGCAGCCAGCCTGTACAATCACATCAGCTCCAAAGCCGAGATCCTCCAGGAGATCTGTTTCCGCGTAGCTACCAATTTCATGTCGCATATCGAAGAGGTGGAGCAAAGTAAAAAGACTGAGATCGAAAAGATCGAAGCCATCCTCCGCTACCATATCAAAATGATGGTAGAGCGTTATGAAGAAGTTTACGTGAGCGACCGCGAATGGAAACACCTCACCGATCCTTATCTCTCCAATATGCAGGGGCAGCGCCGCGCTTACCGCCAGCGTATCGGCAAGATCATCGAAGATGGCATTGCCAAAGGAGAATTTAAAAAGATCGATGCGCCAACTGCCGTACTGATCATGCTCCACGCAGTGAGCGGGATCGAAAGCTGGCACAGAAGCAAAAGGAAGATCGAGGGCGACCAGCTGGAGAACTCCATGGTGGAGATCCTGGTAGGCGGCTTGCAGAAACCTTAG
- the paaD gene encoding 1,2-phenylacetyl-CoA epoxidase subunit PaaD produces MSNVTDISTRQVWELLEAVTDPEVPVLTILDLGIVRDVKVENGTVTVVITPTYSGCPAMDVISMSIRMQLLSHGYKQVNISQVLSPAWTTDWMSEAGKEKLRAYGIAPPNPTQSVCSMELFADDEAVQCPHCSSWNTRRISEFGSTACKSLFQCNDCHEPFDYFKCH; encoded by the coding sequence ATGTCTAACGTAACCGACATATCAACCCGTCAGGTATGGGAGCTGCTGGAAGCAGTGACTGATCCCGAAGTTCCGGTACTGACTATCCTGGACCTGGGCATCGTTCGCGATGTAAAAGTGGAAAACGGTACGGTAACCGTAGTGATCACCCCCACTTATTCCGGCTGCCCTGCCATGGACGTGATCAGCATGAGTATACGCATGCAATTGTTATCTCACGGATACAAACAAGTGAATATCTCACAGGTTCTTTCTCCCGCCTGGACTACAGACTGGATGTCGGAAGCAGGAAAAGAAAAACTGCGCGCGTATGGCATAGCACCGCCCAATCCTACTCAATCCGTTTGCAGCATGGAACTCTTTGCCGACGACGAAGCCGTTCAATGCCCGCACTGCAGTTCCTGGAATACCCGCCGCATCAGCGAATTCGGTTCTACGGCCTGCAAAAGTCTTTTCCAGTGTAACGACTGCCATGAACCATTTGACTATTTCAAGTGTCATTGA
- the paaB gene encoding 1,2-phenylacetyl-CoA epoxidase subunit PaaB, which yields MNINITKYYYGDIPEEKGGGNAAQTESSANWPLWEVFIRSKQGLDHKHVGSLHATDAQMAIENARDVYTRRMEGISIWVVESKYIHASNPDDAEAFYEPANDKVYRHPTFYDLPDEVKHM from the coding sequence ATGAATATCAATATCACAAAATATTATTACGGCGATATCCCTGAGGAAAAGGGAGGCGGCAATGCTGCTCAAACCGAAAGCTCTGCCAACTGGCCTTTATGGGAAGTGTTCATCCGCAGCAAACAGGGCCTCGATCATAAACATGTAGGCAGCCTGCACGCCACCGACGCACAGATGGCCATCGAAAACGCCCGCGACGTATACACCCGCCGTATGGAAGGCATCAGCATCTGGGTGGTGGAAAGCAAGTACATCCACGCTTCCAATCCCGATGATGCGGAAGCATTCTACGAACCGGCCAATGATAAAGTATACCGCCATCCAACGTTCTACGATCTGCCGGATGAAGTGAAACATATGTAA
- a CDS encoding enoyl-CoA hydratase-related protein: protein MSTILFTINEGVGVITLHRPDKLNSFNREMSLALQDTLDECADNPAIRAVYITGAGKGFSAGQDLSEIVGASALSMKQILSEHFNPIVERIRQLPKPVVAAVNGVAAGAGANIALCCDIVVAAQSASFIQAFSKIGLIPDSGGTFFLPRLIGWQKASALSMLGDKIQATEAEQMGMIYKVIPDEGFGSATLQLATTLAQMPTRGLALTKQALNQSFANNYSQQLELEDKLQQEAGDTDDYREGVNAFIEKRPPVFKGK from the coding sequence ATGTCCACAATACTTTTCACTATCAATGAAGGAGTAGGTGTTATAACGCTCCACAGGCCAGACAAGCTTAATTCTTTCAACCGTGAAATGAGTCTCGCCCTCCAGGACACGCTGGACGAATGCGCAGACAATCCCGCTATCCGCGCTGTGTACATCACCGGCGCCGGTAAAGGATTCAGTGCAGGTCAGGACCTCTCCGAGATCGTTGGGGCTTCAGCACTCAGCATGAAACAGATCCTCAGCGAACATTTCAACCCGATAGTGGAACGTATCCGCCAGCTCCCCAAACCAGTAGTGGCCGCTGTGAATGGCGTTGCCGCCGGAGCAGGCGCCAATATTGCACTTTGCTGCGATATCGTTGTGGCTGCACAATCCGCTTCCTTTATCCAGGCCTTCTCCAAGATCGGCCTGATCCCAGACAGCGGTGGCACTTTCTTCCTGCCACGCCTCATCGGCTGGCAAAAAGCATCTGCACTGTCGATGCTGGGCGATAAGATCCAGGCCACCGAAGCAGAACAAATGGGCATGATCTACAAAGTGATCCCCGACGAAGGCTTCGGCTCAGCCACTCTGCAGCTGGCCACCACACTGGCTCAAATGCCAACCAGAGGACTCGCACTCACCAAACAGGCGCTCAACCAGAGCTTCGCTAATAATTACAGCCAGCAACTGGAACTGGAAGACAAACTCCAGCAGGAAGCCGGTGACACAGACGACTACCGCGAAGGTGTAAACGCATTTATCGAAAAACGTCCTCCTGTTTTCAAAGGGAAATAA
- a CDS encoding glycoside hydrolase family 30 protein, which yields MKFCILTVVVLGMASCQQNSQPQEKKTGGDSSTINMEGVRATVFTTADSSNFRLSVTDTIAFKAFGQPLESQPCVFVDPSTSFQTMVGIGGALTDASAETFAKLPKDKQQQFLTAYFSDKDGIGYTMARTNIHSCDFSSAPYTYVKEKDSSLSSFSIAHDLQFRVPFIQQAIAAAGGNLPLFASPWSPPAWMKDNNDLLHGGKLLPAYYQSWANYYVKFIQAYEKEKIPIWGLSIQNEPMARQRWESCIYTAEEERDFLKNYLGPTLEKAGMNDKKIIAWDHNRDLLYQRASTVLNDPDAAKYLWGIGFHWYETWTGGDPQFLNLQRVHEQYPSTNLIFTEGCNGPFNRNQINQWQWGEIYGRNMINDFNNGTCAWTDWNILLDETGGPNHVQNFCFAPVHADTKTGELIFMNAYYYIGHFSKFVKPGAKRIISSSSRSELLTTAFKNADGKMVVVVMNDSGKRIPYHLWIGGKAAELVSLPHSIVTIQW from the coding sequence ATGAAATTTTGCATTCTGACAGTCGTAGTATTGGGTATGGCTTCCTGCCAACAGAACAGTCAGCCCCAGGAAAAAAAGACCGGCGGAGATTCCAGCACTATCAACATGGAAGGTGTACGGGCTACTGTGTTCACCACGGCAGACAGCTCAAATTTTCGCTTGTCCGTAACTGATACCATTGCCTTCAAAGCTTTCGGACAGCCGTTGGAATCACAGCCCTGCGTGTTTGTGGATCCGTCTACTTCGTTTCAAACCATGGTGGGCATCGGCGGTGCGCTCACAGACGCTTCTGCTGAAACATTCGCCAAACTGCCGAAAGACAAACAACAACAGTTCCTCACTGCTTACTTCAGCGATAAAGATGGAATCGGTTATACCATGGCCAGAACCAATATCCATAGCTGTGATTTTTCTTCCGCTCCATATACTTATGTGAAAGAAAAAGACAGCAGCCTGTCTTCTTTCAGCATCGCACATGATCTGCAATTCCGGGTACCATTCATTCAGCAGGCCATTGCGGCTGCCGGGGGCAATCTCCCATTGTTCGCAAGCCCCTGGAGCCCTCCCGCCTGGATGAAGGATAATAATGATCTGCTTCACGGAGGCAAATTATTACCTGCCTACTATCAGTCATGGGCAAACTATTATGTGAAATTCATCCAGGCATATGAAAAGGAAAAGATACCCATCTGGGGATTGAGCATTCAGAACGAACCAATGGCAAGGCAGCGCTGGGAAAGCTGTATCTACACTGCAGAAGAGGAAAGAGACTTTCTGAAAAACTATCTCGGGCCCACACTTGAAAAAGCAGGAATGAATGATAAGAAGATCATCGCCTGGGACCATAACCGGGATCTCCTCTATCAACGCGCCAGCACTGTGCTCAATGATCCCGATGCTGCGAAATACTTATGGGGTATCGGTTTCCACTGGTACGAAACCTGGACTGGTGGCGATCCGCAGTTCCTCAACCTGCAACGCGTACACGAACAATATCCTTCCACCAATCTCATTTTCACTGAAGGCTGCAACGGCCCATTCAACAGAAATCAGATCAACCAATGGCAATGGGGCGAGATCTATGGCAGGAACATGATCAATGATTTCAACAACGGTACCTGCGCCTGGACCGACTGGAATATCCTGCTGGATGAAACAGGCGGCCCCAACCATGTACAGAATTTCTGTTTCGCTCCTGTTCATGCGGATACAAAAACTGGAGAACTGATTTTCATGAACGCTTATTACTATATCGGGCATTTTTCCAAATTCGTGAAGCCCGGCGCCAAACGCATTATCAGCTCCAGCAGCAGAAGTGAATTGCTGACCACAGCATTCAAAAATGCTGATGGAAAAATGGTGGTAGTAGTGATGAACGATAGCGGAAAGAGAATTCCCTATCACCTGTGGATAGGGGGCAAAGCGGCAGAGCTGGTGAGTTTGCCGCATTCGATCGTAACGATCCAATGGTAA